In the Choloepus didactylus isolate mChoDid1 chromosome 5, mChoDid1.pri, whole genome shotgun sequence genome, one interval contains:
- the SMKR1 gene encoding small lysine-rich protein 1 isoform X1 — protein sequence MPGKGKRGKGRGKSRGKKPKKPEVDILSPAAMLNLHCIAHNVADCLQLRGFRWPGAPKGKKGKKKTTATTTQESH from the exons ATG CCAGgtaaagggaaaagaggaaaaggccGGGGCAAGTCTCGCGGGAAGAAGCCAAAGAAGCCGGAAGTGGACATTCTCAGCCCGGCCGCCATGCTGAACCTCCACTGCATCGCGCACAACGTCGCCGACTGCCTGCAGCTGCGTGGCTTCCGTTGGCCAGGCGCTCccaagggaaagaaagggaaaaagaagac aacagcaacaacaacacaaGAATCCCACTGA
- the SMKR1 gene encoding small lysine-rich protein 1 isoform X2, with product MPGKGKRGKGRGKSRGKKPKKPEVDILSPAAMLNLHCIAHNVADCLQLRGFRWPGAPKGKKGKKKTSLISCLI from the exons ATG CCAGgtaaagggaaaagaggaaaaggccGGGGCAAGTCTCGCGGGAAGAAGCCAAAGAAGCCGGAAGTGGACATTCTCAGCCCGGCCGCCATGCTGAACCTCCACTGCATCGCGCACAACGTCGCCGACTGCCTGCAGCTGCGTGGCTTCCGTTGGCCAGGCGCTCccaagggaaagaaagggaaaaagaagac CAGTCTGATTTCTTGTCTGATCTGA